In the Diachasmimorpha longicaudata isolate KC_UGA_2023 chromosome 1, iyDiaLong2, whole genome shotgun sequence genome, one interval contains:
- the LOC135165674 gene encoding neurexin-4-like isoform X4 — translation MFKGNTDAESIKLNKFEVPIIAQWIRINPTRWQDRISMRLELYGCEYNADVISFHGTSLVRLDLLREPIETDRHSIRFRFKTNNADGVLLYSRGSQGDFIAVQLRDNRMLLNIDLGSGITTSLSVGSLLDDNMWHDVLISRNRKNIAFSVDRVIVKGRIKGEFHRLDLNRELFVGGVPNVQEGLVVTQNFSGCIENLHLNKTNLFRELKDAEATGENLRYHRINTIYSCPQPQIIPVTFLKPRTYVRIKGYESALSLNVSLAFRTYEARGMLLFHQFTTPGYVKMFLEDGKIKIQIETKGSPTAILDNFEERFDDGKWHQVILTVGKNSIVLNVDGRPMRTKRVLEMSTGAIYLIGGGISGMGSNVGFVGCMRQISIDGNIKAPSDWQGDDFCCKNEIVFDACQMLDRCNPNPCKHGGICRQNSDEFFCDCSSTGYAGAVCHTSLHPLSCEAHKNKNAVHQRAEIKIDVDGSGPLDPFPVTCEFYPDGRVMTVIRHSNELPTPVDGFQEPGSFVQDINYDADLDQIQAVLNRSSNCRQRINYSCKHSKLFNSPVPQTAEFEPNSWWVSRNNQKMDYWGGALPGSRKCECGVLGNCADPTKWCNCDSGLEGWLEDGGDITEKEYLPVRQLRLGDTGTPLDEKEGQYTLGPLICEGDHLFKNVVTFRIADATINLPTFDMGHSGDIYFEFKTTTSDAVIIHSTGPTDYIKISITNGNQIQFQYQAGDGPMTVSVQTSAMLADDNWHSVSVERNRKEARIVLDGALRNEIREPAGPVRALHLTSDLVVGASTKFREGFVGCIRALLLNGKLQDLTKYGRVPIYGVSEGCIGRCESNPCLNNGTCYERYDGYSCDCRWTSFKGPICADEIGVNVRPDSMIKYDFTGTWRSTISEKIRIGFTTTNPQGFLLGLFSNISGEYMTIMIARSGYLRVVFDFGFERQEVLFPSKNFGLGQYHDLRVTRKNNGATMVLQVDNYEPKEFDFDIKASADAQFNNIQYMYIGRNESMPEGFGGCISRVEFDDIYPLKLLFQQDRPSNIRSIGGQVMEDFCGVEPITHPPNVMETRPPPVVDEEKVRAAYNETDTAILGSVLSVIIIALIIMAVLIGRYMARHKGEYLTQEDKGAEMALDPDSAVVHSATGHQVQKKKEWFI, via the exons ATGTTCAAAGGAAACACAGACGCCGAATCGATAAAGCTGAACAAATTCGAAGTGCCTATTATAGCCCAATGGATCCGAATAAATCCGACACGGTGGCAGGACAGGATATCAATGCGTCTGGAGCTTTATGGCTGTGAATACA ATGCCGATGTAATATCGTTTCATGGCACCTCCCTCGTGCGACTGGACCTCCTGCGTGAGCCGATTGAAACCGATCGACACTCAATACGTTTTCGTTTTAAGACGAACAATGCCGATGGTGTACTCCTGTACTCTCGTGGTAGCCAGGGGGATTTCATAGCAGTACAATTACGTGACAATAGAATGCTATTGAACATCGATCTAGGATCTGGAATAACAACAAGCCTCTCCGTTGGGAGTCTTCTCGACGATAACATGTGGCACGACGTACTTATTtctagaaatagaaaaaatatagcATTCTCGGTGGATAGGGTCATTGTGAAGGGCCGGATAAAAGGGGAATTTCATCGATTGGATCTCAATAGAGAGCTCTTCGTTGGTGGTGTACCTAATGTACAAGAGGGACTCGTTGTCACTCAGAATTTCTCGGGATGCATTGAGAATCTCCACTtgaataaaactaatttattcaGGGAATTGAAGGATGCTGAGGCGACCGGGGAGAATCTGAGGTACCACAGGATCAATACTATTTACAGCTGTCCTCAGCCACAAATTATTCCTGTGACATTTTTAAAACCAAGAACGTACGTCAGAATTAAGGGATATGAGAGCGCTCTTTCCCTGAATGTATCGCTGGCTTTTCGAACTTATGAGGCCCGGGGAATGCTTCTCTTTCATCAGTTCACGACTCCAGGGTATGTGAAAATGTTCTTGGAAGACGGGAAAATTAAGATTCAGATCGAGACAAAGGGAAGTCCCACTGCTATTCtagataatttcgaagagaGATTCGATGATGGCAAGTGGCATCAGGTTATTCTCACGGTTGGCAAGAATAGCATTGTTTTGAATGTCGATGGCAGACCCATGAGGACCAAGAGAGTACTGGAGATGAGCACTGGAGCCATTTATTTGATTGGCGGGGGAATTTCGGGAATGGGGTCAAATGTGGGATTTGTGGGGTGCATGAGACAGATTAGTATTGATGGGAATATCAAGGCCCCCAGTGATTGGCAGGGTGATGATTTTTGCtgcaaaaatgaaattgtcTTTGACGCCTGCCAAATGCTCGATCGCTGCAATCCTAATCCTTGTAAACATGGGGGAATCTGCAGGCAGAACTCCGATGAGTTTTTCTGTGACTGCAGTAGCACGGGGTATGCTGGAGCTGTTTGCCATACATCTCTTCATCCCCTCTCCTGTGAGGCccacaaaaacaaaaatgccGTTCATCAACGAGCTGAGATCAAAATAGACGTTGATGGCAGCGGTCCCTTGGATCCATTCCCAGTCACCTGTGAATTTTATCCAGACGGACGGGTAATGACGGTCATTCGACATAGCAACGAATTGCCCACACCAGTGGATGGCTTCCAGGAGCCTGGTAGCTTCGTCCAAGATATCAATTATGACGCTGATCTCGATCAAATTCAGGCTGTACTCAACAGATCCTCTAATTGCAGACAGAGGATCAATTACTCCTGCAAGCATTCCAAGCTTTTTAATAGTCCAG TGCCTCAGACGGCCGAATTTGAGCCAAATTCCTGGTGGGTTAGTAGAAACAACCAAAAAATGGATTACTGGGGCGGTGCACTACCAGGATCACGAAAATGTGAATGCGGAGTTCTAGGAAATTGTGCTGATCCCACAAAATGGTGTAATTGTGATTCTGGATTAGAGGGTTGGCTCGAGGATGGTGGTGATATCACGGAAAAGGAGTACCTGCCTGTACGACAATTACGACTTGGTGATACTGGTACACCATTGGACGAGAAAGAGGGTCAATACACTCTTGGCCCCCTTATTTGCGAGGGAGATC atttattcaaaaatgtgGTGACGTTCCGCATAGCCGACGCAACGATTAATCTTCCTACATTCGATATGGGGCACAGTGGAGACATTTACTTTGAATTTAAAACAACGACATCCGATGCCGTAATAATTCACAGTACTGGTCCAACGGACTATATTAAAATATCGATCACCAATGGTAATCAGATACAATTCCAATATCAAGCGGGCGATGGTCCAATGACTGTTAGTGTGCAGACGTCTGCTATGTTAGCAGACGACAATTGGCATTCAGTGTCTGTAGAGAGGAATCGAAAAGAAGCGAGAATTGTCTTGGATGGTGCATTGAGAAATGAAATAAGGGAGCCAGCTGGACCAGTTCGAGCTCTTCATCTTACGTCGGACCTAGTTGTTGGTGCTTCTACGAAATTCAGGGAGGGCTTTGTTGGTTGCATTAGGGCATTACTGCTGAATGGAAAACTACAGGACTTGACAAAGTATGGGAGGGTGCCAATTTATGGAGTCAGTGAGGGTTGTATTGGGAGGTGTGAGAGCAATCCTTGTCTCAATAATGGCACTTGCTATGAGAGATATGATGGCTACAGTTGTGACTGCAGATGGACTTCCTTTAAGGGACCTATTTGTGCTGATG AAATCGGAGTGAACGTACGCCCCGACTCAATGATAAAGTACGACTTCACGGGCACCTGGCGTTCCACAATATCTGAAAAAATTCGAATAGGTTTCACAACAACGAATCCCCAGGGTTTCCTATTGGGTCTCTTCTCAAACATCTCCGGGGAATACATGACAATAATGATCGCTCGCAGTGGATACCTCCGAGTCGTCTTCGATTTTGGGTTTGAACGACAAGAGGTGCTCTTCCCATCGAAAAACTTCGGCTTGGGACAGTACCATGACCTCCGCGTCACcaggaaaaataatggagCAACAATGGTCCTCCAGGTTGACAATTACGAGCCCAAGGAGTTTGATTTCGATATAAAAGCCTCTGCAGATGCTCAATTCAATAATATTCAGTATATGTACATCGGGAGAAACGAATCCATGCCTGAAGGCTTTGGGGGGTGCATCTCGAGGGTTGAGTTCGATGATATTTACCCCTTGAAACTGCTTTTCCAGCAGGATAGACCCTCCAACATCAGATCCATTGGGGGACAGGTGATGGAAGATTTTTGCGGTGTCGAACCCATCACTCATCCCCCAAATGTCATGGAAACTCGACCTCCCCCTGTGGTCGATGAAGAGAAAGTTCGTGCTGCTTACAATGAGACTGACACTGCTATACTTGGGAGTGTGCTATCAGTGATCATCATTGCGCTGATCATCATGGCTGTTTTGATAGGGAGATACATGGCTAGGCATAAGGGAGAGTACTTGACGCAGGAGGACAAAGGAGCTGAGATGGCACTTGATCCGGATTCTGCTGTTGTTCATTCGGCGACTGGACATCAGgtacaaaaaaagaaagagtGGTTTATCTGA
- the LOC135165674 gene encoding neurexin-4-like isoform X1 → MNKILCLGYILTVIAVPITSYDYECNQPLLQKAQLKATSHMPGREPKDAQLNGYSAWTPEDNSYNQHLTVNLGERCEIRSIATRGRAKTNEFVTEYIVEYSDDGNAWTSYESQDGVEEMFKGNTDAESIKLNKFEVPIIAQWIRINPTRWQDRISMRLELYGCEYNADVISFHGTSLVRLDLLREPIETDRHSIRFRFKTNNADGVLLYSRGSQGDFIAVQLRDNRMLLNIDLGSGITTSLSVGSLLDDNMWHDVLISRNRKNIAFSVDRVIVKGRIKGEFHRLDLNRELFVGGVPNVQEGLVVTQNFSGCIENLHLNKTNLFRELKDAEATGENLRYHRINTIYSCPQPQIIPVTFLKPRTYVRIKGYESALSLNVSLAFRTYEARGMLLFHQFTTPGYVKMFLEDGKIKIQIETKGSPTAILDNFEERFDDGKWHQVILTVGKNSIVLNVDGRPMRTKRVLEMSTGAIYLIGGGISGMGSNVGFVGCMRQISIDGNIKAPSDWQGDDFCCKNEIVFDACQMLDRCNPNPCKHGGICRQNSDEFFCDCSSTGYAGAVCHTSLHPLSCEAHKNKNAVHQRAEIKIDVDGSGPLDPFPVTCEFYPDGRVMTVIRHSNELPTPVDGFQEPGSFVQDINYDADLDQIQAVLNRSSNCRQRINYSCKHSKLFNSPVPQTAEFEPNSWWVSRNNQKMDYWGGALPGSRKCECGVLGNCADPTKWCNCDSGLEGWLEDGGDITEKEYLPVRQLRLGDTGTPLDEKEGQYTLGPLICEGDHLFKNVVTFRIADATINLPTFDMGHSGDIYFEFKTTTSDAVIIHSTGPTDYIKISITNGNQIQFQYQAGDGPMTVSVQTSAMLADDNWHSVSVERNRKEARIVLDGALRNEIREPAGPVRALHLTSDLVVGASTKFREGFVGCIRALLLNGKLQDLTKYGRVPIYGVSEGCIGRCESNPCLNNGTCYERYDGYSCDCRWTSFKGPICADEIGVNVRPDSMIKYDFTGTWRSTISEKIRIGFTTTNPQGFLLGLFSNISGEYMTIMIARSGYLRVVFDFGFERQEVLFPSKNFGLGQYHDLRVTRKNNGATMVLQVDNYEPKEFDFDIKASADAQFNNIQYMYIGRNESMPEGFGGCISRVEFDDIYPLKLLFQQDRPSNIRSIGGQVMEDFCGVEPITHPPNVMETRPPPVVDEEKVRAAYNETDTAILGSVLSVIIIALIIMAVLIGRYMARHKGEYLTQEDKGAEMALDPDSAVVHSATGHQVQKKKEWFI, encoded by the exons ATGAACAAAATTTTGTGCCTCGGATACATTTTAACAGTCATCGCTGTACCAATAACCTCAT ATGACTATGAATGCAACCAACCACTGCTCCAGAAAGCCCAGCTGAAGGCGACCTCCCACATGCCTGGTAGAGAACCAAAAGATGCTCAACTGAATG GGTATAGTGCTTGGACACCAGAAGACAATTCTTACAATCAGCATCTTACTGTGAACTTGGGGGAGAGATGTGAGATAAGGAGTATTGCGACACGTGGACGTGCAAAGACGAATGAATTCGTTACTGAATATATTGTGGAGTACTCTGACGATGGCAATGCCTGGACTAGTTATGAGAGTCAGGACGGCGTTGAAGAG ATGTTCAAAGGAAACACAGACGCCGAATCGATAAAGCTGAACAAATTCGAAGTGCCTATTATAGCCCAATGGATCCGAATAAATCCGACACGGTGGCAGGACAGGATATCAATGCGTCTGGAGCTTTATGGCTGTGAATACA ATGCCGATGTAATATCGTTTCATGGCACCTCCCTCGTGCGACTGGACCTCCTGCGTGAGCCGATTGAAACCGATCGACACTCAATACGTTTTCGTTTTAAGACGAACAATGCCGATGGTGTACTCCTGTACTCTCGTGGTAGCCAGGGGGATTTCATAGCAGTACAATTACGTGACAATAGAATGCTATTGAACATCGATCTAGGATCTGGAATAACAACAAGCCTCTCCGTTGGGAGTCTTCTCGACGATAACATGTGGCACGACGTACTTATTtctagaaatagaaaaaatatagcATTCTCGGTGGATAGGGTCATTGTGAAGGGCCGGATAAAAGGGGAATTTCATCGATTGGATCTCAATAGAGAGCTCTTCGTTGGTGGTGTACCTAATGTACAAGAGGGACTCGTTGTCACTCAGAATTTCTCGGGATGCATTGAGAATCTCCACTtgaataaaactaatttattcaGGGAATTGAAGGATGCTGAGGCGACCGGGGAGAATCTGAGGTACCACAGGATCAATACTATTTACAGCTGTCCTCAGCCACAAATTATTCCTGTGACATTTTTAAAACCAAGAACGTACGTCAGAATTAAGGGATATGAGAGCGCTCTTTCCCTGAATGTATCGCTGGCTTTTCGAACTTATGAGGCCCGGGGAATGCTTCTCTTTCATCAGTTCACGACTCCAGGGTATGTGAAAATGTTCTTGGAAGACGGGAAAATTAAGATTCAGATCGAGACAAAGGGAAGTCCCACTGCTATTCtagataatttcgaagagaGATTCGATGATGGCAAGTGGCATCAGGTTATTCTCACGGTTGGCAAGAATAGCATTGTTTTGAATGTCGATGGCAGACCCATGAGGACCAAGAGAGTACTGGAGATGAGCACTGGAGCCATTTATTTGATTGGCGGGGGAATTTCGGGAATGGGGTCAAATGTGGGATTTGTGGGGTGCATGAGACAGATTAGTATTGATGGGAATATCAAGGCCCCCAGTGATTGGCAGGGTGATGATTTTTGCtgcaaaaatgaaattgtcTTTGACGCCTGCCAAATGCTCGATCGCTGCAATCCTAATCCTTGTAAACATGGGGGAATCTGCAGGCAGAACTCCGATGAGTTTTTCTGTGACTGCAGTAGCACGGGGTATGCTGGAGCTGTTTGCCATACATCTCTTCATCCCCTCTCCTGTGAGGCccacaaaaacaaaaatgccGTTCATCAACGAGCTGAGATCAAAATAGACGTTGATGGCAGCGGTCCCTTGGATCCATTCCCAGTCACCTGTGAATTTTATCCAGACGGACGGGTAATGACGGTCATTCGACATAGCAACGAATTGCCCACACCAGTGGATGGCTTCCAGGAGCCTGGTAGCTTCGTCCAAGATATCAATTATGACGCTGATCTCGATCAAATTCAGGCTGTACTCAACAGATCCTCTAATTGCAGACAGAGGATCAATTACTCCTGCAAGCATTCCAAGCTTTTTAATAGTCCAG TGCCTCAGACGGCCGAATTTGAGCCAAATTCCTGGTGGGTTAGTAGAAACAACCAAAAAATGGATTACTGGGGCGGTGCACTACCAGGATCACGAAAATGTGAATGCGGAGTTCTAGGAAATTGTGCTGATCCCACAAAATGGTGTAATTGTGATTCTGGATTAGAGGGTTGGCTCGAGGATGGTGGTGATATCACGGAAAAGGAGTACCTGCCTGTACGACAATTACGACTTGGTGATACTGGTACACCATTGGACGAGAAAGAGGGTCAATACACTCTTGGCCCCCTTATTTGCGAGGGAGATC atttattcaaaaatgtgGTGACGTTCCGCATAGCCGACGCAACGATTAATCTTCCTACATTCGATATGGGGCACAGTGGAGACATTTACTTTGAATTTAAAACAACGACATCCGATGCCGTAATAATTCACAGTACTGGTCCAACGGACTATATTAAAATATCGATCACCAATGGTAATCAGATACAATTCCAATATCAAGCGGGCGATGGTCCAATGACTGTTAGTGTGCAGACGTCTGCTATGTTAGCAGACGACAATTGGCATTCAGTGTCTGTAGAGAGGAATCGAAAAGAAGCGAGAATTGTCTTGGATGGTGCATTGAGAAATGAAATAAGGGAGCCAGCTGGACCAGTTCGAGCTCTTCATCTTACGTCGGACCTAGTTGTTGGTGCTTCTACGAAATTCAGGGAGGGCTTTGTTGGTTGCATTAGGGCATTACTGCTGAATGGAAAACTACAGGACTTGACAAAGTATGGGAGGGTGCCAATTTATGGAGTCAGTGAGGGTTGTATTGGGAGGTGTGAGAGCAATCCTTGTCTCAATAATGGCACTTGCTATGAGAGATATGATGGCTACAGTTGTGACTGCAGATGGACTTCCTTTAAGGGACCTATTTGTGCTGATG AAATCGGAGTGAACGTACGCCCCGACTCAATGATAAAGTACGACTTCACGGGCACCTGGCGTTCCACAATATCTGAAAAAATTCGAATAGGTTTCACAACAACGAATCCCCAGGGTTTCCTATTGGGTCTCTTCTCAAACATCTCCGGGGAATACATGACAATAATGATCGCTCGCAGTGGATACCTCCGAGTCGTCTTCGATTTTGGGTTTGAACGACAAGAGGTGCTCTTCCCATCGAAAAACTTCGGCTTGGGACAGTACCATGACCTCCGCGTCACcaggaaaaataatggagCAACAATGGTCCTCCAGGTTGACAATTACGAGCCCAAGGAGTTTGATTTCGATATAAAAGCCTCTGCAGATGCTCAATTCAATAATATTCAGTATATGTACATCGGGAGAAACGAATCCATGCCTGAAGGCTTTGGGGGGTGCATCTCGAGGGTTGAGTTCGATGATATTTACCCCTTGAAACTGCTTTTCCAGCAGGATAGACCCTCCAACATCAGATCCATTGGGGGACAGGTGATGGAAGATTTTTGCGGTGTCGAACCCATCACTCATCCCCCAAATGTCATGGAAACTCGACCTCCCCCTGTGGTCGATGAAGAGAAAGTTCGTGCTGCTTACAATGAGACTGACACTGCTATACTTGGGAGTGTGCTATCAGTGATCATCATTGCGCTGATCATCATGGCTGTTTTGATAGGGAGATACATGGCTAGGCATAAGGGAGAGTACTTGACGCAGGAGGACAAAGGAGCTGAGATGGCACTTGATCCGGATTCTGCTGTTGTTCATTCGGCGACTGGACATCAGgtacaaaaaaagaaagagtGGTTTATCTGA
- the LOC135165674 gene encoding neurexin-4-like isoform X2: MNKILCLGYILTVIAVPITSYDYECNQPLLQKAQLKATSHMPGREPKDAQLNGEKAWTSGSSDSYQYLIIDLGQLMNVVAIATQGRKNLGEYITEYSISYGTNDLDYVDVKEEGGYPKMFKGNTDAESIKLNKFEVPIIAQWIRINPTRWQDRISMRLELYGCEYNADVISFHGTSLVRLDLLREPIETDRHSIRFRFKTNNADGVLLYSRGSQGDFIAVQLRDNRMLLNIDLGSGITTSLSVGSLLDDNMWHDVLISRNRKNIAFSVDRVIVKGRIKGEFHRLDLNRELFVGGVPNVQEGLVVTQNFSGCIENLHLNKTNLFRELKDAEATGENLRYHRINTIYSCPQPQIIPVTFLKPRTYVRIKGYESALSLNVSLAFRTYEARGMLLFHQFTTPGYVKMFLEDGKIKIQIETKGSPTAILDNFEERFDDGKWHQVILTVGKNSIVLNVDGRPMRTKRVLEMSTGAIYLIGGGISGMGSNVGFVGCMRQISIDGNIKAPSDWQGDDFCCKNEIVFDACQMLDRCNPNPCKHGGICRQNSDEFFCDCSSTGYAGAVCHTSLHPLSCEAHKNKNAVHQRAEIKIDVDGSGPLDPFPVTCEFYPDGRVMTVIRHSNELPTPVDGFQEPGSFVQDINYDADLDQIQAVLNRSSNCRQRINYSCKHSKLFNSPVPQTAEFEPNSWWVSRNNQKMDYWGGALPGSRKCECGVLGNCADPTKWCNCDSGLEGWLEDGGDITEKEYLPVRQLRLGDTGTPLDEKEGQYTLGPLICEGDHLFKNVVTFRIADATINLPTFDMGHSGDIYFEFKTTTSDAVIIHSTGPTDYIKISITNGNQIQFQYQAGDGPMTVSVQTSAMLADDNWHSVSVERNRKEARIVLDGALRNEIREPAGPVRALHLTSDLVVGASTKFREGFVGCIRALLLNGKLQDLTKYGRVPIYGVSEGCIGRCESNPCLNNGTCYERYDGYSCDCRWTSFKGPICADEIGVNVRPDSMIKYDFTGTWRSTISEKIRIGFTTTNPQGFLLGLFSNISGEYMTIMIARSGYLRVVFDFGFERQEVLFPSKNFGLGQYHDLRVTRKNNGATMVLQVDNYEPKEFDFDIKASADAQFNNIQYMYIGRNESMPEGFGGCISRVEFDDIYPLKLLFQQDRPSNIRSIGGQVMEDFCGVEPITHPPNVMETRPPPVVDEEKVRAAYNETDTAILGSVLSVIIIALIIMAVLIGRYMARHKGEYLTQEDKGAEMALDPDSAVVHSATGHQVQKKKEWFI, from the exons ATGAACAAAATTTTGTGCCTCGGATACATTTTAACAGTCATCGCTGTACCAATAACCTCAT ATGACTATGAATGCAACCAACCACTGCTCCAGAAAGCCCAGCTGAAGGCGACCTCCCACATGCCTGGTAGAGAACCAAAAGATGCTCAACTGAATG GCGAGAAAGCATGGACATCAGGCAGCTCTGATAGCTATCAATACCTGATAATCGACCTGGGTCAGTTAATGAACGTCGTAGCTATTGCGACCCAGGGACGTAAAAACCTCGGGGAATACATTACGGAGTATTCAATCAGCTACGGGACCAATGACCTCGACTATGTCGACGTCAAGGAAGAAGGAGGATACCCCAAG ATGTTCAAAGGAAACACAGACGCCGAATCGATAAAGCTGAACAAATTCGAAGTGCCTATTATAGCCCAATGGATCCGAATAAATCCGACACGGTGGCAGGACAGGATATCAATGCGTCTGGAGCTTTATGGCTGTGAATACA ATGCCGATGTAATATCGTTTCATGGCACCTCCCTCGTGCGACTGGACCTCCTGCGTGAGCCGATTGAAACCGATCGACACTCAATACGTTTTCGTTTTAAGACGAACAATGCCGATGGTGTACTCCTGTACTCTCGTGGTAGCCAGGGGGATTTCATAGCAGTACAATTACGTGACAATAGAATGCTATTGAACATCGATCTAGGATCTGGAATAACAACAAGCCTCTCCGTTGGGAGTCTTCTCGACGATAACATGTGGCACGACGTACTTATTtctagaaatagaaaaaatatagcATTCTCGGTGGATAGGGTCATTGTGAAGGGCCGGATAAAAGGGGAATTTCATCGATTGGATCTCAATAGAGAGCTCTTCGTTGGTGGTGTACCTAATGTACAAGAGGGACTCGTTGTCACTCAGAATTTCTCGGGATGCATTGAGAATCTCCACTtgaataaaactaatttattcaGGGAATTGAAGGATGCTGAGGCGACCGGGGAGAATCTGAGGTACCACAGGATCAATACTATTTACAGCTGTCCTCAGCCACAAATTATTCCTGTGACATTTTTAAAACCAAGAACGTACGTCAGAATTAAGGGATATGAGAGCGCTCTTTCCCTGAATGTATCGCTGGCTTTTCGAACTTATGAGGCCCGGGGAATGCTTCTCTTTCATCAGTTCACGACTCCAGGGTATGTGAAAATGTTCTTGGAAGACGGGAAAATTAAGATTCAGATCGAGACAAAGGGAAGTCCCACTGCTATTCtagataatttcgaagagaGATTCGATGATGGCAAGTGGCATCAGGTTATTCTCACGGTTGGCAAGAATAGCATTGTTTTGAATGTCGATGGCAGACCCATGAGGACCAAGAGAGTACTGGAGATGAGCACTGGAGCCATTTATTTGATTGGCGGGGGAATTTCGGGAATGGGGTCAAATGTGGGATTTGTGGGGTGCATGAGACAGATTAGTATTGATGGGAATATCAAGGCCCCCAGTGATTGGCAGGGTGATGATTTTTGCtgcaaaaatgaaattgtcTTTGACGCCTGCCAAATGCTCGATCGCTGCAATCCTAATCCTTGTAAACATGGGGGAATCTGCAGGCAGAACTCCGATGAGTTTTTCTGTGACTGCAGTAGCACGGGGTATGCTGGAGCTGTTTGCCATACATCTCTTCATCCCCTCTCCTGTGAGGCccacaaaaacaaaaatgccGTTCATCAACGAGCTGAGATCAAAATAGACGTTGATGGCAGCGGTCCCTTGGATCCATTCCCAGTCACCTGTGAATTTTATCCAGACGGACGGGTAATGACGGTCATTCGACATAGCAACGAATTGCCCACACCAGTGGATGGCTTCCAGGAGCCTGGTAGCTTCGTCCAAGATATCAATTATGACGCTGATCTCGATCAAATTCAGGCTGTACTCAACAGATCCTCTAATTGCAGACAGAGGATCAATTACTCCTGCAAGCATTCCAAGCTTTTTAATAGTCCAG TGCCTCAGACGGCCGAATTTGAGCCAAATTCCTGGTGGGTTAGTAGAAACAACCAAAAAATGGATTACTGGGGCGGTGCACTACCAGGATCACGAAAATGTGAATGCGGAGTTCTAGGAAATTGTGCTGATCCCACAAAATGGTGTAATTGTGATTCTGGATTAGAGGGTTGGCTCGAGGATGGTGGTGATATCACGGAAAAGGAGTACCTGCCTGTACGACAATTACGACTTGGTGATACTGGTACACCATTGGACGAGAAAGAGGGTCAATACACTCTTGGCCCCCTTATTTGCGAGGGAGATC atttattcaaaaatgtgGTGACGTTCCGCATAGCCGACGCAACGATTAATCTTCCTACATTCGATATGGGGCACAGTGGAGACATTTACTTTGAATTTAAAACAACGACATCCGATGCCGTAATAATTCACAGTACTGGTCCAACGGACTATATTAAAATATCGATCACCAATGGTAATCAGATACAATTCCAATATCAAGCGGGCGATGGTCCAATGACTGTTAGTGTGCAGACGTCTGCTATGTTAGCAGACGACAATTGGCATTCAGTGTCTGTAGAGAGGAATCGAAAAGAAGCGAGAATTGTCTTGGATGGTGCATTGAGAAATGAAATAAGGGAGCCAGCTGGACCAGTTCGAGCTCTTCATCTTACGTCGGACCTAGTTGTTGGTGCTTCTACGAAATTCAGGGAGGGCTTTGTTGGTTGCATTAGGGCATTACTGCTGAATGGAAAACTACAGGACTTGACAAAGTATGGGAGGGTGCCAATTTATGGAGTCAGTGAGGGTTGTATTGGGAGGTGTGAGAGCAATCCTTGTCTCAATAATGGCACTTGCTATGAGAGATATGATGGCTACAGTTGTGACTGCAGATGGACTTCCTTTAAGGGACCTATTTGTGCTGATG AAATCGGAGTGAACGTACGCCCCGACTCAATGATAAAGTACGACTTCACGGGCACCTGGCGTTCCACAATATCTGAAAAAATTCGAATAGGTTTCACAACAACGAATCCCCAGGGTTTCCTATTGGGTCTCTTCTCAAACATCTCCGGGGAATACATGACAATAATGATCGCTCGCAGTGGATACCTCCGAGTCGTCTTCGATTTTGGGTTTGAACGACAAGAGGTGCTCTTCCCATCGAAAAACTTCGGCTTGGGACAGTACCATGACCTCCGCGTCACcaggaaaaataatggagCAACAATGGTCCTCCAGGTTGACAATTACGAGCCCAAGGAGTTTGATTTCGATATAAAAGCCTCTGCAGATGCTCAATTCAATAATATTCAGTATATGTACATCGGGAGAAACGAATCCATGCCTGAAGGCTTTGGGGGGTGCATCTCGAGGGTTGAGTTCGATGATATTTACCCCTTGAAACTGCTTTTCCAGCAGGATAGACCCTCCAACATCAGATCCATTGGGGGACAGGTGATGGAAGATTTTTGCGGTGTCGAACCCATCACTCATCCCCCAAATGTCATGGAAACTCGACCTCCCCCTGTGGTCGATGAAGAGAAAGTTCGTGCTGCTTACAATGAGACTGACACTGCTATACTTGGGAGTGTGCTATCAGTGATCATCATTGCGCTGATCATCATGGCTGTTTTGATAGGGAGATACATGGCTAGGCATAAGGGAGAGTACTTGACGCAGGAGGACAAAGGAGCTGAGATGGCACTTGATCCGGATTCTGCTGTTGTTCATTCGGCGACTGGACATCAGgtacaaaaaaagaaagagtGGTTTATCTGA